In the genome of Camelus bactrianus isolate YW-2024 breed Bactrian camel chromosome 18, ASM4877302v1, whole genome shotgun sequence, the window GACAGTACTGTCCTCATCCCTCCCTGACCCCAGGACCCAGCCCAATCCCCTCAGGTGACCCATACACACTCAAAGAGGAGCCAAGGGGCCTCATTGTAACACTCGTTTTTATATAAATATCCGCAAGTCATGTTACAGAATAAGCCCCACCGGGGAAAAAAAGTCAACGTTATGTTCTTGTTAAACTGACCCCTGCCTTCTAGGGTGGGCCCCAGCCTGGGGGCACCTGCTGCtttgggaaggctggggctgctgCCAAGAGGCTGCTGAAGAAGCTGCCTATGTGGCCCACCCCTGGGCCCACCCCCTTCTTTGGTGTGTGGTACATGGTGACCTTCTCCGGTCCCCCCTTAGCCTGGGGCAGGGTTCCAGGGAACAGGCTTCTGGAGAGCAGGGCCCAGGAGTCCTGGGGGGCACTTGGAAATAGAGAGGGGGAACCAAGCCACTAAGTGGTGGAGACTGAAGCTTAGAGGTTGagccttgagggatgggggcacACAGAGGTAACAGGAACAGGTGGGGGGAACCTGGGCTGTCAGCCAAGCAGGAAGCATTTGCACTTCTTTCTAGCCTAGGTACCCAGGACCCTTCCCCTGTTGGTCCACCTCCTGCTGGATCCCATATTCCCAGGGGTTAGCCCTGGGTTCCTACCTGTTCCCTCCCAGCTCTTCCCCCTGcaatcccccctccccccacagagAGGCCAGAGGCTAGGAACACAGCACCAGTCTGAGGATTTAATTAACCAGGAAGGGGGGATTATTGGGAGGGGCACCCCtgtaaaaatgtacaaaaggTCTGGGGGCTATGTGGAAGGGGAGATAAATATGTACATGGAACCCCCCTTCCTttagcccctcctcccccagccctgaggGGGCATGAGGACTTGGGTGGTAGGTGAAGGGGAGGGGGGGCACTTTGGCCTCTGGCTTAGTGAGCCCTTGGGGAAGCAGGCCAAGGGCCTAGGGACCCTCAGAAGGGGCGATGGTGCACCTCAGGAGATCACCAGCTATGACCTCTGAAACGACCCCCACTctcgtgtacacacacacactcacacgcataCTCACACACCTCTCTAGAGGCTTGTGACCTCAGCCCTCCCAGGACCCCAAGGTCCAACTGATGCTTGATCTTGTGGGGGTTGGGGCTTCTGCTCCCAGGTTCCATGACCTCAGAGGTGGCTGGTGAGGTCATGACCTCTGCCCTTCAGCCCTGGCTTGAAACCTCAGCCCTAGGACCTTGTCAAAAGAAAAGGGGGGATGGAGCtttgcccctgcccctccccttccctcacctgTCGGCCCGGGCTGGGCCAGGGGCCCGAGGTGGGGAACTAGGCCGGGGGGCGGGCACAAGTGGAGGCGGTGCCCCCAGAAGGGCTCCTGGGGGAGTCTTGCTGAGAAGGTGAGGGGTTCCCGGGGCCGCGGTCGGCGGTGGCGGAGGAGCCAAGCGGCTGTAGAGCAGGGGATGGGCAGGCTCCAGACCGTAGAGGCGGGCAGCGGCCACGGCCCCTGGTCCAGTCAGCTCCTCACCCGCCTCATAGAAGCGGGGTGGTCTAGCAAGGCGAGGGGGCCCTGCCAACCAGGTTGGCTCCAGGAAGCCAGCACAGCGCTCCGGAGGACTAGGGCCCAGAAACGGGGGTGGCCGAGGCCTCTCGAACAGCAGGTGAAGACCTTGAGGCCcggtggtggcggcggcagcggcggcggcggcggcagcggcagcggcggcggcagcctcTTCCTTCCGCTCTTCCTTCACCCGCACGGACTCCTTGGCTGGCCTGGCCCCTTCCTCGCCAGCCCGGGCCTTGGGAGTAGCTGGAGAAACTCGGAGCTGGGGCCGTGAGAAGGGAAGGTCCCTGGGGGCAGGCATGGGAGGAGAATGAAGGTCAGACCCAGGCAAAGGGGAGGGCAGAGCGTAGgcgggtgggggagtggggagtaGTGGGGAGGCACACCTGTCTTTCTCCTCCTTAGTGACAGAGGGCTCCCTCCGCTCCACAGGCCGCTCCTTGTCTGAGCCTGGTGTCCGGGCCGCCTCAGGGGGCCGGACCCAGGCAGGAAAGGCCAGAGGACTGCGGTGCAGGCGGCCCCATGGGTCTGGGGGGGAGGCGAAGGCTGGTGGGGCCCCTGGGCTTTCTTTCTGGGCAAAGACGGCGCCGGAGTCTAGACAGAGGACAAAGTAGAGGGTAACCGGAGCCAGGAGTGGGAGGTCCCACACAGGCACCCTCCCAGCCCTGTGCCTGAGCATAGGAGCCCATGGCCACAGCCccggcccaccccaccccaccccaccccacccagcactCACTGAATGTGGGGCTGCCCAGGCCTCCAAATGCCCCGTTGGAGAGGGCAGCCAAGGAGGCGAAGCTTGTGGGACGCCCAAAGGGATCTGTGAGAGAGAAGGGGGATGGTCAGAGCATTGGGTGGCCAGCGCTGGGCAGGCATCAAGAACCAGCAGGGAAGAAGCTGATCAGCAAGCAGACCCCAGAGCCCTCTGCCGCTTGGTTTTAACAACCAGGTGCTGAGCACTGCCCTGAACCAGGCAAGGCATGGAGCTTTAACAGGCAACGTGTTTAACCTCACAAGCTTCGTAAGGCAAACAAGATATTTCCCACTTAAAGATGAtgaaacaggttcagagaggtgaagtgacttgccagTGGTCATCTAGCCAGTGAGTGGTACCCCCAGTCCAGGGCCTGTCTCCAGAGGTCAGGCTCCTACCTCACACTTCCTGACACCAGCCACCCAGACCAGCTCGACTGCAAGCCACTCACCTGAAGACCTGCGCTGGCTTCCTCCCACCTGTCATGCAGGGCCATTCCCAATCTGACTCTAACTTCATGCATATGTCACAGAGCCAGTCAGAACACCTAACCTAGCCCATAAGGGAACCTCACAATGTCCTCTTCTAGAAACACCTTTCCCTATGCCAGCAGGCTCAATTCTTCCTCATTCATTCAAACCCAGAATAAATCCCCCCAAGACCTGCTGAGACTGCTAGGAGCCAGTGACCATGCTCTCCGCTGGGCCTGCACAgacctcctcccctgcctccccgaGGTGGCACACTACCCCCTACCACTGGCTATTTCAGAGACAGTGACTGAGCTGGCAGGGACTGGCAATCACTCTGCCCTTCCCtacccattttacatatgatgaGATCAAGGCTCAGAGGGGGCAGAGTACCTTAACCCAAGATCACAAAGCAAGTGAAACCAGGTCTATTCCCCATTCTAGCTGCCTCTCATGTCTAATTTCTATCCCAGCTTGAGACCTCCTAGAAGTCTGGGACAAGGCTTAGGTTGCCCAACATGCCCTTGGCTCTTACCAATGTGGGTGCTGGGGCTCAGAAAGGGTCCGTGGGCCCCGGGAGCTGCCGTGAAAGGGTTGGCTGCAGCATGGACGGCACCTGGGGCAGAGAGGTGGGAGATTCTGTTGAGGCTGAGTGGGCGCAAGGTGGGCCTCGGGCTATAGATGGGGAAACTTAGGCCCGGAGAGGGCTGGCCAGACTCACCAGTCGCAGTGAAGAGGGAGGCGGCCGGGTGGGAGAGCTCCTGCCCAGGGGGCAGGGCCCCATAGGGCCCCggaaggcagggcaggaggtCGTTCCGAAAGTCAAGCTTGTGGGAGTCGCCCTGCATGGGACAGGGAGAGGGGCAGTGAATGAGGAGCCAGGTGTGGTCCCGTTCTTGCTCTTCCATCCCGAGTCCCCCTCCGAGGGCTGGCTGGTGCCAAGATGGGGCTTGGGTGGGCCTCTGCCTCTCTCAGAGTATTCTCTGACCAGCCCCCCTAGTTAGCCAGAGAACCTAGTGCTAACTGTGGAGTTGCTCAGGCAGTGACCGGGGACAGGAGGGGATGTTTCTGGCCAAGATTCTGCCAAGCTCTGTGTAGGCAGATGCCCAGAGCTCAGGCAGGCCCACTCTCCCCAGCCCTCCGGCCCCAGTACCTTCATCTTTTCCTGGTGTCTCAGGATCATGTAAGCCACGCGCACGTGCATGGCACACCACTTCCCTGGTTTCTGCCGCCCCAGAAGTAtgaccaaagggaaagggaaggaaagaacgTTCACTCATCACCCACTCCAGACCTGGCCCTTGGCCCAGCCTTGCCACACAACATCCCCACTCATCACCTCTACAAATGAGGGATGACTAGGTTCATTTCACAGcgtaggaaactgaggctcagagagataaactgtcttgcccaaggtcccatGGCCAGCTGTCTCTGAACCCAGGTCTGCAGCTTGCAAGCCTGTCGCTTCCTGCTGTTCCACATCTGGCTGCCTCCACATCCTGGGCTTCTTGCTCACTCCCAGGAAAGACCCCCCTCAGCCAGATACCCTGACACCAGCCCCCAGCCTCATGCAGCCTGAggtcctcaccaaactcacccTCAAAGGTGGCCGGAAATGGTCAGGGATCTGGGAATGGCAAAGCAGAGATTGGCAGCAGTTCAGACCTGTTTACTGACCTGGGCACCTCTCTACAGGCCCCATTTCCCCCTAAACACCTCCCTGAGATCTCGTGTGGCTCCCTCCAACCTTTCCTGCTTGTGTCAAGACTCCtttccctgcctctgccactcCCCTCGAGCACCAAGTTTCTGAACCTGGCCGGCCCCAAGGAGATGCCCTGCTTGGAAGGCTGCGGAGTGGGTTATTGGGCAGGCAGGACAGGTTTCTAGACCAGAAAAGCTTCCAATTAACAGCTTTCTGTAATGAGAGTCTGCTCAAAATTCCTTTAGAAAAAAGCCTTGACTGTTGCTAAAAGAGGCTGGAAGATCTCTGGTCTAGTCTCTTCTTTAAGAAACACATTCTGTGCTTTTCACGATGTTCCCAGAGCCCTGGGCTGTAAGCCCTGCTCCCCATGCCACTTCACAAAGGGGCAGCttatcttttcattgttttatggaCAGGACTTCCTGGTATGATGTCATATGAAAAACAGGGTTCTGTGACTTAAAAAATTCGAAAACCCCTACAAAAGCCACTGTCCTATTAGTCTTATTTCTGGGGCAACTTCAAGAAATTCCTATTCCTCATGCCTGGGAAATCTTGTCTTTTACAGAGATTCCCTCTCCTCAGATTCTCAGGGATGCCCCAATCACACGCTGAAGGGAAGGATCAGTGGTTCATTCTGAAGTCAGCCCTGCTCTCCCTCAACAGATCTTCCAGCTCCCCAAGGACCTGCCTTGCCCCCCTCACCTGTGTCCCCTTTTGGGGAAGCCCGCTTGGCACTGGCCCCAGTCGTGGTGGCAGCTCGGGGTTCGTGCTCTGGGAAAGGGGAGCGAGGGATCAGTCAGGAGAGCTGGCACCAGGCATAAAAGGGGTCTAGAACCAAgatgggggctgggacagggaggGAGCATGGCTTTGGAGAAACCTGGGTCCACAAAGGGAGAAGCAGGACGATGGGCATGGTTTTGGGGTATGGGAAGGTAAATGGATCCAGGGGTGTCTGGGTTtgtagggggtgggaggtggtggtggtgtctgGATTGGGAGCTCACCTTGGGCTGGAAGGCCCCCTGCAGGGAGCCAAAGGAGACAGCCGGCGGGAGGCCCGGAGGTAGGCCGGGCACTGCGGGAGGGAAGGCCGTGTACggctgtggagagaaggggaCTAGTCCAAGCTGGGGGTGGAGGTGCAGCCCACGTCTGGTCTGCCCATCAGTCCTCTGGCCTCCACCCTAAAACCCCCCAGGGACCTCTCCCAGGCTCAAGGGTCTTGCTTTGAAGCTGAAAACTGGACCCCAACAGCCAGGGCCACACACACTGACACAGCCAtgcccacacaccacacacacacactcacattatGCCGGAAAAGGCCTTCCATCTTTCCTGGGTATTTCTCAAActagggaagagaagggaagagtaaGCTGCCAGCCAGGAATCCAGGGCCTTCCCCTGgaagccataccctccccccaggtttCTGAGTCTCATCACCAGCCCAATGAGCAGCTCACCATGTGGGGGCCATGGGGTGGCAGCAGGCCCGGGGGATAAGGGGTGAAGTGCTGGTGGGTGTGCTGGTGGGTGTGCTGGTGCTGGTGGTTGTGCTGGTGGAACTGGAAGGCCAGGGGCCGGGCcgagccccctgcccccaccacctcgGGGCCACCCGGGGCATTCAGGTAGCGAGAATTCAGGTCCTGGCCGATCAGGTCCTGctctgtgggaggggagggggagaaggctTTAATATCTGTCGCCACCATGTCAGCCTCCTTGGGCCCAGGTGACTGGCCTTCCCTTTTGGCCTTGAGCCACTCCCTCCTCAAGCCCTGCTGTCTGCTAAGGTCCAGATGCCCCAAAGCCAACTGGGCCCAAGCCCGGGGCCatggccccccacccccccggccAGGACCCCAAACTCACCAGAAAGGGCGTTAGCGGCTGAGGCCCCAGGGTGCCCTGGCACctgcagcaggggtgggggtgggggcagggtggggccaggggagaacaaggaggggtggtggggtggtggggggggcCGCAGCCCGGGGTGGGGGAAGCTGTGGGTGGATAAAGGCAGGGGCAGTGAGGGCGTCGGGGGCCGGTGGGTGAGCTGCGCGGACGAGGAGGAGgcagatgaggaggaagaggacgaAGAGGATGATGAGGGGGGAGGCTGAGCCACGGGAGGGGCCGGGGCCTTGGGGGGCGGCCGTGAAGAGCtggggagagaagtggggagatGAGTGAGGGGTTGGGAGGTGCCAGCTCTGACGGGAGGGGGTCAGAAGCCTGGGCGATACCTTGACCCTGGTTCTCCAACTAGAAGGTGGTAGAACCCAGCACccagaacccccacccccacccagggaaCCCATCCTCAGACTGAGGTACCTCCCACACCcaacaaccccctctttccctctctagGTCTCTTCTTCCACACAGCTGCCTCTGACGCCTCTGGCCACGTGACTCCCTTTTCTGACTCAACCACAGCACAAAACATATCATTCACTTTGACGCTTAATTACAAGAGGCCACCTGGGTTCCCACCCTAAGACAGTGGAAGCAGCACCGCACTGGCCTGGCttaggagtcaggagacctgaatTCTAGGCCCATCTTGCCATTAACAtcctgggtgaccttgagcaagtcactgcccctctctgagccttagttttctcgataataagaaaaagaatgataatgatgatgacaataataaaaatagcatcaGTAATCATATTATCAATAATTCTTACCCTTTACCAGCACTTACTGTAAACCAAGTGCTGTCACCTGCTTTATATGCTAATCCAAGTCTCCAACATTTCACATCACCCTCCCAACTGCTGCCGCATCCATGGAACCCCCTGTaccatttacttctttctttcacgtaactcagtttctttcttttttacttagtCTCACTCAAGCAGTGACAAGTGAAATCAAGGGGTTGAGGTACTACTCTTATATTTCTAAAGCACATCAAAGCTAAAAAAATTTCACTCACACATCTGAAATTCTTTCACGTAC includes:
- the FBRS gene encoding putative fibrosin-1 translates to METAAAAAPGPGWAAEGERRRRRCSRRDRDREQRRRRGPGGDAPRALLAAPRGSSSSSSPPPPAKPWSSASSGERPGGPRRRRPRPRPRPPRPRARKRPAGSGSRGEEEEEEEEGGADDGEAEEEPEEEEEEEEDLIDGFAIASFASLEALQKDASLQPPERLEHRLKHSGKRKRGGSSGATGEPGDSSDREPGRPSGDRARKWPNKRRRKEASSRHSLEAGYICDAESDLDERVSDDDLDPSFTVSTSKASGPHGAFNGNCEAKLSVVPKVSGLERSQEQPPGPDPLLVPFPPKEPPPPPAPRPPVSPPAPLPAAPSLPPPPQPQLQLRVSPFGLRTSPYGSSLDLSTGSSSRPPPKAPAPPVAQPPPSSSSSSSSSSSASSSSAQLTHRPPTPSLPLPLSTHSFPHPGLRPPPPPHHPSLFSPGPTLPPPPPLLQVPGHPGASAANALSEQDLIGQDLNSRYLNAPGGPEVVGAGGSARPLAFQFHQHNHQHQHTHQHTHQHFTPYPPGLLPPHGPHMFEKYPGKMEGLFRHNPYTAFPPAVPGLPPGLPPAVSFGSLQGAFQPKSTNPELPPRLGPVPSGLPQKGTQIPDHFRPPLRKPGKWCAMHVRVAYMILRHQEKMKGDSHKLDFRNDLLPCLPGPYGALPPGQELSHPAASLFTATGAVHAAANPFTAAPGAHGPFLSPSTHIDPFGRPTSFASLAALSNGAFGGLGSPTFNSGAVFAQKESPGAPPAFASPPDPWGRLHRSPLAFPAWVRPPEAARTPGSDKERPVERREPSVTKEEKDRDLPFSRPQLRVSPATPKARAGEEGARPAKESVRVKEERKEEAAAAAAAAAAAAAAAATTGPQGLHLLFERPRPPPFLGPSPPERCAGFLEPTWLAGPPRLARPPRFYEAGEELTGPGAVAAARLYGLEPAHPLLYSRLAPPPPPTAAPGTPHLLSKTPPGALLGAPPPLVPAPRPSSPPRAPGPARADR